One stretch of Bordetella avium DNA includes these proteins:
- a CDS encoding RBBP9/YdeN family alpha/beta hydrolase: MRLQPIIIPGWKDSGPGHWQTLWADSLPHARRLSQRDWQNPDRNAWIAALSTAVNEATAPVMLIAHSLGCLVAAALPPALHPRVAGALLVAPADVERPDVPDCLRDFAPVPRQPLPFQSVVVASDNDAYCSLVRAQAFAQDWGSRFVILSEAGHINAESGLGNWPQGLKILGALRRRSVWRVSPPIQRVPPVPALSDSLRPA, encoded by the coding sequence ATGAGACTCCAACCCATCATCATCCCCGGGTGGAAAGACTCCGGCCCCGGACACTGGCAGACCCTTTGGGCGGATAGCCTGCCTCATGCGCGCCGCTTATCGCAGCGCGACTGGCAGAATCCTGATCGGAATGCGTGGATCGCCGCACTCTCGACCGCCGTGAACGAGGCGACCGCGCCCGTCATGTTGATCGCACACAGCCTGGGCTGCCTGGTGGCTGCCGCGCTGCCGCCAGCCCTGCACCCGCGGGTGGCGGGTGCATTGCTCGTCGCGCCCGCAGACGTCGAGCGGCCAGACGTTCCAGATTGCCTGCGGGATTTTGCACCCGTGCCGCGCCAGCCTCTGCCTTTCCAGAGCGTCGTTGTCGCCAGCGACAACGACGCCTATTGCTCTCTGGTAAGAGCGCAAGCCTTCGCCCAGGATTGGGGCAGCCGCTTTGTGATCCTAAGTGAAGCGGGTCACATCAATGCGGAGAGCGGCCTGGGCAATTGGCCACAAGGCCTGAAGATTTTGGGCGCGCTGCGCCGCCGCTCAGTCTGGCGGGTGTCGCCACCCATCCAACGCGTCCCGCCCGTGCCAGCGCTAAGCGATAGCTTGCGGCCTGCTTGA
- the ugpA gene encoding sn-glycerol-3-phosphate ABC transporter permease UgpA gives MEKRVVFGHKTLPYLLLAPQLIITLIFFFLPAGQAMWQSLRLEDAFGLSSEFVGLDNFAELFSQPSYLDSFKVTAVFSILVASVGLSVSLLLAVMADRVIRGAGLYKTLLIWPYAVAPAVVGVLWLFMFSPSVGVLAVALTNLGVNWNPRLNGNQAMLLVLIAAVWKQISYNFLFFLAGLQSIPRSLIEAAAIDGASPVRRFWSIVFPLLSPTTFFLLVVNIIYAFFDTFAVVDTTTQGGPGTSTAILVYKVYSDGFRGLDLGSSAAQSVVLMLIVIGLTVVQFRYIDRKVQY, from the coding sequence ATGGAAAAACGTGTCGTATTCGGCCACAAGACGCTGCCCTATCTGCTGCTCGCCCCGCAGCTAATCATCACGCTGATCTTCTTCTTCCTGCCTGCCGGGCAGGCGATGTGGCAATCCCTGCGTCTCGAAGACGCGTTTGGCCTGTCATCCGAATTTGTCGGACTGGACAATTTCGCCGAACTCTTTTCTCAACCGTCCTATCTTGATTCCTTCAAGGTGACGGCGGTGTTTTCCATCCTGGTCGCTTCCGTGGGGCTGTCGGTCTCGCTGCTGCTGGCCGTGATGGCTGACCGCGTGATTCGCGGCGCAGGTCTGTACAAAACCCTGCTGATCTGGCCTTATGCCGTCGCTCCTGCCGTCGTCGGCGTGCTGTGGCTGTTCATGTTCTCTCCCTCGGTTGGCGTACTGGCCGTCGCCTTGACCAATCTGGGCGTGAACTGGAACCCCCGCCTCAACGGCAACCAGGCCATGCTACTGGTGCTGATTGCTGCCGTCTGGAAGCAGATTTCCTATAACTTCCTGTTCTTTTTGGCCGGCCTGCAATCGATCCCGCGCTCGCTGATCGAAGCCGCAGCGATTGACGGCGCCTCTCCGGTGCGCCGTTTCTGGTCTATCGTCTTCCCGCTATTGTCGCCCACCACCTTCTTCCTGCTGGTGGTCAACATCATCTACGCCTTCTTCGACACCTTCGCCGTGGTGGACACCACGACCCAGGGGGGCCCAGGCACGTCAACGGCGATTCTGGTCTACAAGGTGTATAGCGATGGCTTCCGAGGCCTGGACTTGGGCTCATCCGCCGCGCAATCCGTCGTGCTGATGCTCATCGTGATCGGCCTGACGGTAGTGCAGTTCCGCTATATCGACCGCAAAGTGCAGTACTGA
- a CDS encoding Dps family protein — MAKSTKNSSTAPRINIGISDKDRAAVAAELSKLLADSYSLYLMTHNFHWNVTGPLFNTLHTMFMGQYTEEWGALDAIAERIRALGHYAPGTYREYGKLTSIEEPSEVPEAMEMVRLLVKGNEAVAKTARAAFEQADAANDQPTADLLTQRLDVHEKNAWMLRSLLE; from the coding sequence ATGGCAAAATCGACCAAAAACAGCAGCACCGCGCCGCGTATCAATATCGGTATTTCTGACAAAGATCGCGCCGCCGTTGCCGCTGAACTTTCCAAGTTGCTGGCAGATTCGTACTCGCTCTATCTGATGACCCACAACTTCCACTGGAATGTGACAGGCCCCTTGTTCAATACCCTGCACACCATGTTTATGGGCCAGTACACCGAAGAGTGGGGCGCGCTCGACGCCATCGCAGAACGTATTCGCGCCCTAGGTCATTATGCGCCGGGCACCTATCGCGAGTATGGCAAGCTGACTTCCATCGAAGAGCCTTCCGAAGTCCCCGAGGCTATGGAAATGGTGCGTCTGCTGGTCAAGGGCAATGAGGCGGTCGCCAAAACGGCCCGCGCCGCGTTTGAACAGGCCGATGCCGCCAATGACCAGCCGACTGCCGATTTGCTGACGCAGCGTCTGGATGTGCACGAAAAAAATGCCTGGATGCTGCGCAGCCTGTTGGAGTGA
- a CDS encoding branched-chain amino acid ABC transporter substrate-binding protein, with amino-acid sequence MNTPFRLTPILAACGLALGLAAGAQAENIKIGVVGPTTGPVTQYGDMVREGVNTAIEQINAAGGVNGQKLEAVVIDDGCEPKQGPVAANRVVNAKIGFVVGHVCSGATIAATEIYNNEGVVMITPSATSPAVTDGKGYEFIFRTIGRDDQQGPAAAKFILEKIKPQRVAVLHDKQSYGQGIATAVKNDLEKGGVKVPVFEGINAGDSDYSAVITKLKSNGIDFVYFGGYHPEMGLLLRQAAEQGVKTRFMGPEGVGNPDINAIAGDAVEGMLLTLPADFTQNPANASIVKAFQDKKRNPSGAFQLTAYAATQAIADGIKGAGSTDPAKVAKYLHANAIETPIGKTAWNKQGDLTDFEFQVYTWHKDGSKSVFK; translated from the coding sequence ATGAACACACCATTTCGTTTGACCCCGATTCTGGCCGCCTGCGGTCTGGCTTTGGGTCTTGCCGCTGGCGCCCAGGCAGAGAATATCAAGATCGGCGTGGTCGGCCCAACGACGGGCCCCGTGACCCAGTATGGCGACATGGTGCGCGAAGGGGTCAACACGGCGATCGAGCAGATCAATGCCGCCGGTGGCGTTAACGGTCAGAAGCTTGAAGCGGTCGTGATCGACGACGGCTGCGAGCCCAAGCAGGGCCCGGTGGCGGCTAACCGCGTCGTCAATGCCAAGATTGGTTTTGTCGTGGGCCATGTGTGCTCGGGCGCGACGATCGCCGCGACCGAGATCTACAACAATGAGGGCGTGGTGATGATCACCCCGTCGGCGACCTCCCCGGCCGTGACCGATGGCAAAGGCTACGAGTTCATTTTCCGCACCATCGGCCGCGACGACCAGCAAGGTCCGGCTGCCGCCAAGTTCATTCTGGAAAAAATCAAACCCCAGCGTGTCGCGGTGCTGCATGACAAGCAGTCATATGGGCAGGGCATTGCCACCGCCGTCAAAAATGACCTCGAAAAGGGCGGCGTGAAGGTGCCGGTGTTCGAGGGCATCAATGCCGGCGACAGCGACTACTCGGCCGTCATTACCAAGCTCAAGAGCAACGGTATTGATTTCGTGTATTTCGGCGGCTATCACCCTGAAATGGGTCTCTTGCTGCGCCAGGCGGCGGAGCAGGGCGTCAAGACCCGCTTCATGGGCCCGGAAGGCGTCGGTAATCCGGATATCAACGCCATTGCCGGTGACGCCGTCGAAGGCATGCTGTTGACCCTGCCGGCTGACTTCACTCAAAACCCCGCCAATGCCTCCATTGTGAAGGCGTTCCAGGACAAAAAGCGTAACCCGAGCGGCGCCTTCCAATTGACGGCCTACGCCGCCACGCAGGCGATTGCCGATGGCATCAAGGGCGCCGGCAGCACCGATCCCGCCAAGGTGGCCAAGTATTTGCACGCCAATGCCATTGAAACGCCGATCGGCAAAACCGCCTGGAACAAACAGGGCGACCTGACCGACTTTGAATTCCAGGTCTACACCTGGCACAAGGACGGCAGCAAGAGCGTGTTCAAGTAA
- a CDS encoding GMC family oxidoreductase, with product MTAEYDFIIVGAGSAGCVLANRLSAGGQARVLLLEAGPWDRDPLIHIPLGWGKILQKRLHDWGYDAEPAEHADGRAIECARGKVVGGSSSTNAMAFVRGHPGDFARWARDYQLPEWRFAQTLPYFRRLEDWEEGGNEARGAGGPLRVQRCRYEDSLLDAFALASRQAGHPWLEDYNAQPQGGFSRLQMSIRRGRRCSAATAYLRPALARPNLRVETGAHVLGLEFAGERVTGLRYLQGGREHKAHAVCEVILSAGAINTPAILMHSGIGPAKVLEAAGIGLRLDRPGVGANLQDHISVIVTARRREAGPFVRALRADRIGLSMARAYLGGEGFAGDVPGGVVGFVQQEGAETPDLQFLLTAAPFNAHPWLPPLRKPFDDGFAVRTVLLHPHSRGRITVASADPLAAPRIDQNFLASPLDRERVRDSVRIARDLLRQPALGDYVAAELLPGTATEDDAALDAFIRRTAITVHHPGGTCRMGAETDAQAVVDSRMRCLGLEGLRIVDASVMPDLTSGNINAPVLMLAERAADWIREAHA from the coding sequence ATGACAGCGGAGTATGACTTCATCATCGTAGGGGCCGGGTCGGCCGGCTGTGTGCTGGCCAATCGCCTCAGCGCTGGCGGTCAGGCGCGTGTCCTGCTATTGGAGGCGGGGCCCTGGGATCGCGATCCCTTGATCCATATCCCCTTGGGTTGGGGAAAGATATTGCAGAAGCGCTTGCACGATTGGGGCTATGACGCCGAGCCCGCCGAACACGCGGACGGGCGGGCCATCGAGTGCGCCCGAGGCAAGGTGGTCGGCGGAAGCTCCTCCACCAATGCCATGGCCTTCGTGAGGGGCCATCCAGGGGATTTCGCGCGCTGGGCGCGCGATTATCAATTGCCCGAATGGCGCTTTGCGCAAACGTTGCCCTATTTTCGCCGGCTGGAGGATTGGGAGGAGGGCGGTAACGAGGCGCGTGGCGCGGGCGGACCGCTGCGCGTGCAGCGTTGCCGCTACGAGGATAGCTTGCTGGACGCCTTCGCCCTGGCGAGCCGACAGGCGGGACATCCCTGGCTGGAGGACTATAACGCGCAGCCGCAGGGCGGGTTTTCTCGTTTGCAGATGTCGATACGGCGCGGGCGACGTTGCAGTGCTGCCACGGCTTACTTGCGTCCTGCGCTGGCGCGTCCCAATCTGAGGGTGGAGACCGGCGCTCATGTGCTGGGTCTGGAATTCGCAGGCGAGCGCGTGACGGGTCTGCGCTACCTGCAGGGCGGGCGCGAGCATAAAGCGCACGCTGTCTGCGAGGTGATTCTATCCGCGGGTGCGATCAACACCCCGGCCATCCTGATGCACTCCGGGATCGGGCCGGCCAAGGTGCTTGAGGCCGCCGGTATTGGTCTGCGCTTGGATCGGCCGGGCGTGGGGGCCAATCTTCAAGACCATATCTCGGTGATTGTGACCGCGCGGCGGCGCGAGGCGGGACCTTTTGTTCGGGCGCTGCGCGCCGATCGGATAGGGCTTTCTATGGCCCGGGCCTATCTGGGCGGCGAAGGTTTCGCCGGCGATGTCCCCGGCGGCGTGGTGGGTTTTGTACAACAAGAGGGGGCCGAGACGCCGGATTTGCAGTTTTTGCTGACCGCGGCGCCTTTTAATGCGCATCCCTGGTTGCCGCCCCTGCGCAAGCCGTTTGACGACGGCTTTGCCGTGCGCACCGTGCTCTTACACCCTCACAGCCGGGGACGCATTACGGTGGCGAGCGCGGACCCGCTGGCGGCGCCGCGTATCGACCAGAATTTTCTGGCCAGTCCTTTGGATCGTGAGCGGGTGAGGGACTCGGTGCGTATCGCTCGCGACTTACTGCGCCAGCCGGCGCTGGGCGATTATGTCGCGGCCGAACTGCTGCCAGGGACGGCGACGGAAGACGACGCGGCGCTGGACGCCTTTATCCGACGCACGGCCATCACCGTGCACCATCCCGGAGGGACCTGCCGCATGGGGGCTGAGACGGATGCGCAGGCCGTGGTGGATAGCCGTATGCGTTGTCTGGGCCTCGAGGGCCTGCGGATTGTGGATGCTTCAGTCATGCCGGATCTGACTTCGGGCAATATCAATGCCCCGGTGCTGATGTTGGCCGAGCGTGCCGCCGACTGGATACGGGAGGCGCACGCATGA
- the proC gene encoding pyrroline-5-carboxylate reductase produces MDKQLSIAFIGGGNMASALAQGLVGKLCPASNIHVVEINADAHAAWLAAGMTAAAAPDAALSRCRVWIYAVKPQVMREVVEATRPWLSPDTLVISVAAGLRADTLAGWLGGPDLPWRRLVRCMPNTPALVGQGMTGMAALDGVDAQDRKLAEQLLAAVGDVVWVADDTALDAVTALSGSGPAYVFLFLEALIAGGLAVGLNPEQARKLALGTFAGATRLAQVSTEPPSVLRERVTSKGGTTAAALNIFNEADLRAIVERAMQAAARRSRELAQEFGQ; encoded by the coding sequence ATGGACAAGCAACTTTCTATCGCCTTCATTGGCGGCGGCAATATGGCCTCCGCCCTGGCGCAGGGTCTGGTCGGCAAGCTGTGTCCGGCCAGCAACATTCATGTGGTCGAGATCAATGCCGACGCGCATGCCGCCTGGCTGGCGGCGGGCATGACAGCCGCCGCTGCGCCCGATGCCGCCTTGTCGCGTTGCCGGGTCTGGATCTACGCGGTCAAACCCCAGGTCATGCGTGAGGTGGTCGAGGCCACCCGTCCCTGGTTGTCGCCGGACACCCTGGTCATCAGTGTGGCGGCCGGTCTGCGCGCCGACACGCTGGCGGGCTGGCTGGGCGGGCCGGATCTTCCGTGGCGCCGGCTGGTGCGTTGCATGCCCAATACGCCTGCCTTGGTCGGGCAGGGCATGACGGGCATGGCGGCGCTCGATGGCGTGGACGCGCAGGATCGCAAGTTGGCCGAGCAGTTGCTGGCGGCCGTGGGCGACGTGGTCTGGGTCGCCGACGATACCGCGCTGGATGCGGTAACTGCGCTGTCGGGCAGTGGCCCGGCCTATGTCTTTCTCTTTCTCGAGGCACTCATCGCTGGCGGTCTGGCGGTAGGCCTGAACCCCGAGCAGGCCCGCAAGCTGGCCTTGGGCACCTTCGCGGGCGCCACGCGTCTGGCTCAGGTCTCGACGGAGCCGCCCTCGGTGCTACGGGAGCGCGTCACTTCCAAGGGCGGTACGACGGCCGCCGCGCTGAATATCTTCAACGAGGCCGATCTTCGCGCCATCGTTGAGCGCGCCATGCAGGCCGCTGCCCGCCGTTCGCGAGAACTGGCTCAGGAGTTCGGGCAGTGA
- a CDS encoding queuosine precursor transporter, translated as MRGYQFLIAVTCMGAVVVGSNILVQVPLNNWLTWGGLSYPVAFLVTDVLNRRFGPAAARRVAWFGFAAALFISVWVASPRIALASGLAYICAQLIDIQIFDRLRDQRWWRAPLVSGVIGATADTVIFFSVAFAATGTPWITWLAGDLAIKLAINISMLAPFRALMWNLARPSDLPQTR; from the coding sequence ATGCGCGGCTATCAGTTTCTGATCGCCGTCACTTGCATGGGCGCCGTCGTGGTCGGCTCCAATATTCTGGTTCAAGTGCCGCTGAACAACTGGCTCACCTGGGGCGGTCTGTCGTATCCCGTGGCTTTCCTCGTGACGGATGTCCTGAACCGGCGCTTTGGGCCGGCGGCCGCCCGCCGGGTGGCCTGGTTCGGTTTCGCGGCCGCGCTATTCATCTCCGTCTGGGTGGCCTCCCCCCGTATTGCGCTGGCGTCCGGCCTAGCCTATATCTGTGCGCAATTGATCGACATTCAAATCTTTGATCGTCTGCGCGATCAGCGCTGGTGGCGGGCGCCCCTGGTATCCGGCGTGATCGGCGCCACCGCCGACACCGTCATTTTCTTCAGTGTGGCCTTCGCCGCCACAGGAACACCCTGGATCACCTGGCTTGCGGGAGATCTTGCCATCAAGCTGGCTATCAATATCAGCATGCTGGCCCCGTTCCGCGCCCTCATGTGGAATCTGGCGCGCCCCTCCGACCTGCCGCAAACCCGTTGA
- the ugpB gene encoding sn-glycerol-3-phosphate ABC transporter substrate-binding protein UgpB encodes MRPQRLALAAALVAAFASASAHAATEIQFWHSMEGALGDRVNGLVEEFNKQNPDYQVKAIYKGNYGESMNAGIAAFRAGNAPDVLQVFEVGTATMMNAKGAIKPVQQMSEEAGEPLNPKDFIGAVAGYYASPEGKLVSMPFNSSTVVFYYNKDAFKKAGLDPEKPPKTWEELAAAGQKLKAAGQECGYTTSWPSWTQLETFSAWHNVPYATKDNGFGGLDARLSVDTPLHVRHLENLAKLGKEGIFMYGGRGDEPNSLFISGKCAMITGSSGLRANIMKNAKFEFGTSTVPYYADVKGAPQNAIIGGASLWVFANKKPEVYKGVSKFFKFLSSPEVAARWHQQTGYVPVTVAAYDLTQKQGFYDKNPGTDVGVKQLNVETTAQSRGLRLGYLPQIREIEDAEIERIVSGKVSAKEGLQSVVKRGNDLLEKFEKSVK; translated from the coding sequence ATGCGACCCCAACGTCTCGCCCTTGCTGCCGCCCTTGTCGCGGCCTTTGCAAGCGCCTCGGCCCACGCGGCCACTGAAATCCAATTCTGGCATTCCATGGAAGGCGCCCTGGGCGACCGCGTCAACGGGCTGGTTGAAGAGTTCAACAAGCAAAACCCCGATTACCAGGTCAAGGCAATCTACAAAGGCAATTACGGCGAGTCCATGAACGCCGGCATCGCCGCCTTCCGCGCAGGCAACGCCCCTGACGTGCTCCAGGTCTTTGAAGTGGGCACGGCCACCATGATGAACGCCAAGGGCGCCATCAAGCCGGTCCAACAGATGTCTGAAGAGGCGGGCGAGCCGCTCAACCCCAAGGACTTCATCGGCGCAGTGGCCGGTTATTACGCCTCGCCCGAAGGCAAGCTCGTGTCGATGCCGTTCAACAGCTCGACCGTCGTGTTCTATTACAACAAAGACGCCTTCAAAAAAGCGGGGCTGGATCCCGAGAAGCCGCCCAAGACCTGGGAAGAGCTGGCCGCTGCCGGACAAAAACTGAAGGCTGCTGGCCAGGAATGCGGTTACACCACCTCGTGGCCGTCGTGGACGCAGCTTGAAACCTTCTCGGCCTGGCATAACGTGCCTTACGCCACCAAGGACAATGGCTTTGGCGGCCTTGACGCCCGCCTGAGCGTCGATACCCCCCTGCATGTCCGCCACCTGGAGAACTTGGCCAAGCTCGGCAAGGAAGGTATTTTCATGTACGGTGGCCGCGGCGATGAGCCTAACTCGCTGTTCATCAGCGGCAAGTGCGCCATGATCACGGGCTCCAGCGGTTTGCGTGCCAACATCATGAAGAACGCCAAGTTCGAGTTCGGCACCTCCACCGTGCCCTACTACGCCGACGTTAAGGGCGCACCGCAGAACGCCATCATCGGCGGCGCCTCGCTGTGGGTATTCGCCAACAAGAAGCCCGAGGTCTACAAGGGTGTCTCGAAGTTCTTCAAATTCCTGTCGAGCCCGGAAGTCGCCGCTCGCTGGCACCAGCAGACCGGTTATGTCCCCGTGACCGTGGCCGCCTACGACCTGACCCAGAAGCAGGGCTTCTACGACAAGAACCCCGGCACCGATGTGGGCGTCAAGCAGCTCAACGTCGAGACCACCGCGCAATCGCGTGGTCTGCGTCTGGGTTATCTGCCCCAGATCCGCGAAATCGAAGACGCTGAAATCGAGCGCATCGTGTCGGGCAAGGTCAGCGCCAAAGAAGGCCTGCAATCGGTCGTCAAGCGTGGCAACGATCTGCTCGAAAAATTCGAAAAAAGCGTGAAGTAA
- a CDS encoding sn-glycerol-3-phosphate import ATP-binding protein UgpC: MTTLSFRNLKKTYAGNVPVIHGIDMEIKDGEFIVIVGPSGCGKSTLMRMVAGLETVTSGEILIDDKPVNDLEPAERDIAMVFQNYALYPHMSVFENMAYGLKIRKVPKAEIQKRVEEAAQILELGKLLDRRPRQLSGGQRQRVAMGRAIVREPKVFLFDEPLSNLDAKLRVAMRLEILKLHRRLHTTSLYVTHDQVEAMTLAHRMVVMYQGVPEQIGTPMEVFEKPASTFVAGFIGSPPMNLIEVDVAGDGTMTAEGMPLQISPLQVPSAVRGRKIIMGLRPEHMLLNAEGIPVEIEMIETLGSEQLVHGRRGKHMLVVRCTTRQLSESTVKVGDTMNIGPDGRHDLHWFEPDTGRRVQGL; the protein is encoded by the coding sequence ATGACTACCCTAAGCTTCCGCAATCTCAAGAAAACCTATGCCGGCAATGTGCCGGTGATCCATGGCATCGACATGGAAATCAAGGATGGCGAGTTCATCGTCATCGTCGGCCCCTCCGGCTGCGGCAAATCGACACTGATGCGCATGGTCGCAGGCCTGGAAACCGTGACCAGCGGCGAAATTCTGATCGACGACAAACCGGTCAATGATCTGGAGCCCGCCGAACGCGATATCGCGATGGTGTTCCAGAACTACGCGCTGTATCCGCACATGAGCGTGTTCGAGAACATGGCCTATGGCCTGAAGATCCGCAAAGTGCCCAAGGCCGAAATTCAGAAACGCGTCGAAGAGGCCGCGCAGATTCTCGAACTGGGCAAGCTGCTCGACCGTCGCCCGCGTCAACTCTCGGGCGGCCAGCGCCAGCGGGTCGCCATGGGCCGCGCCATCGTGCGTGAGCCCAAGGTCTTCCTGTTCGATGAGCCGCTGTCCAACCTGGACGCCAAGCTGCGCGTAGCGATGCGCCTGGAAATCCTCAAGCTGCACCGCCGCCTGCACACCACCAGCCTCTACGTGACCCACGACCAGGTAGAGGCCATGACGCTGGCCCATCGCATGGTCGTCATGTATCAGGGTGTGCCGGAACAGATCGGCACCCCGATGGAGGTGTTCGAAAAGCCGGCATCCACATTTGTTGCCGGCTTTATCGGCTCGCCGCCGATGAACCTCATCGAGGTGGACGTCGCGGGAGACGGCACCATGACCGCCGAAGGCATGCCGCTGCAAATTTCCCCGCTGCAAGTCCCGTCGGCCGTGCGTGGCCGCAAGATCATCATGGGCCTGCGCCCCGAGCACATGCTGCTCAATGCCGAAGGCATCCCGGTCGAGATCGAGATGATCGAAACCCTGGGTTCGGAACAACTGGTCCATGGCCGCCGCGGCAAACACATGCTGGTCGTGCGCTGCACCACCCGCCAGTTATCGGAATCCACAGTCAAAGTCGGCGACACGATGAACATCGGTCCCGATGGCCGCCACGACCTGCACTGGTTCGAGCCCGATACAGGCCGCCGCGTCCAGGGCCTCTGA
- the ugpE gene encoding sn-glycerol-3-phosphate ABC transporter permease UgpE: MVERRPWLDALAHIILLCGVMLVAFPIYVTFVASTQTAQEVASAPMSLLPGKHFVDNYMQALFAGSGGGSHGAPVGRMMYVSLIMALGIALGKIAISLLSAFAVVYFRFPGRMLCFWMIFVTLMLPVEVRIAPTYKVVADLGLLNSYAGLTLPLIASATATFLFRQFFLTVPDELIEAARIDGAGPVRFFFDVLLPLARTSIAALFVIQFIYGWNQYLWPLLVTTQEDMYPVVIGIKRMISGGDSVTEWNITMATAILAMIPPVLVVILMQKWFVKGLVDTEK; this comes from the coding sequence ATGGTAGAACGCCGTCCTTGGCTAGACGCTCTGGCCCACATCATCCTGCTCTGCGGGGTGATGCTGGTCGCCTTCCCGATTTACGTCACCTTCGTGGCGTCCACCCAAACCGCGCAGGAAGTGGCTTCCGCGCCCATGTCGCTTTTGCCAGGTAAGCATTTCGTCGACAACTACATGCAGGCGCTGTTCGCCGGCTCCGGCGGTGGCTCGCATGGTGCGCCGGTCGGCCGCATGATGTATGTCAGCCTCATCATGGCGCTGGGCATCGCCCTGGGCAAAATCGCCATTTCGCTACTGTCGGCCTTCGCGGTGGTGTATTTCCGCTTTCCTGGCCGCATGTTGTGCTTCTGGATGATCTTCGTCACCCTGATGCTGCCGGTCGAGGTCCGCATCGCGCCGACCTATAAGGTCGTGGCCGACCTCGGGCTGCTTAATAGCTACGCCGGGCTGACGCTGCCGCTGATTGCTTCGGCGACGGCAACCTTTTTGTTCCGGCAGTTTTTCCTGACCGTGCCCGACGAGCTGATCGAAGCCGCCCGCATCGATGGCGCAGGCCCTGTGCGTTTCTTTTTCGATGTGCTGCTGCCGCTGGCGCGCACCAGCATCGCCGCTCTCTTCGTCATCCAGTTCATCTATGGCTGGAACCAGTATCTCTGGCCCCTGCTCGTGACGACCCAGGAAGACATGTACCCTGTGGTGATCGGCATCAAGCGCATGATCAGCGGCGGTGACAGCGTGACCGAATGGAACATCACCATGGCGACTGCCATACTGGCCATGATCCCGCCCGTTCTGGTCGTGATCCTGATGCAGAAATGGTTCGTCAAGGGCCTGGTAGACACCGAAAAGTGA
- a CDS encoding branched-chain amino acid ABC transporter substrate-binding protein: protein MKLPHCFTPLALAIGALALAGAAHAADTIKIGIPQPMTGPNTQYGDQIQAGALTAIETINAKGGVKGKKLEPILIDDGCEPKQAVPAANRVVNSGAKFAVAHACSGVTVPAVNIYEQEGIVAITPGATSPLVTDTIKPHYFFRTIGRDDQQGPFAARYIANTVKPKKVAVLHDKQTYGSGVASQVKDALERNKVNVALYEGINVGDSDYSAIITKLKAAGVDFVYFGGYHPELGLLLRQSREQGLNVQFMGPEGTANQDLVAIAGPAIDGLLVTLPSDFTKLPGNEGIVKAFKDAKRDPDGAFQMPAYAAVQVLADSINAVGEDPAKVADYMHKSAFDTSIGKVEFDAKGDLKDFEFAVFKWDKNGKKTQL from the coding sequence ATGAAGTTGCCGCATTGCTTTACCCCGCTTGCTCTCGCGATTGGCGCACTGGCTTTGGCCGGCGCCGCCCACGCAGCCGATACGATCAAAATCGGTATTCCTCAGCCCATGACCGGCCCTAATACCCAGTATGGCGATCAGATTCAGGCCGGCGCGCTGACCGCCATCGAAACCATCAATGCCAAGGGCGGGGTCAAAGGCAAGAAGCTCGAGCCTATTCTCATCGATGATGGTTGCGAACCCAAACAGGCCGTGCCCGCCGCCAACCGGGTGGTCAATTCGGGTGCCAAGTTCGCCGTGGCCCATGCCTGCTCGGGGGTCACCGTGCCCGCCGTGAACATCTATGAGCAGGAAGGTATCGTGGCCATCACCCCGGGCGCGACGTCGCCCCTGGTCACCGACACCATCAAGCCGCATTACTTCTTCCGCACCATCGGGCGCGATGACCAGCAGGGGCCCTTCGCGGCGCGTTACATCGCCAACACGGTCAAACCCAAGAAGGTCGCCGTGCTGCATGACAAGCAAACCTATGGTTCGGGCGTGGCCTCTCAGGTCAAGGATGCGCTGGAACGCAACAAGGTCAATGTGGCGCTGTACGAGGGCATCAACGTCGGCGATAGCGACTACTCGGCAATCATCACAAAACTCAAAGCAGCGGGCGTAGATTTTGTATACTTCGGCGGCTATCACCCCGAGTTGGGGCTGCTGCTTCGCCAGTCGCGCGAACAGGGCCTGAACGTGCAGTTCATGGGGCCTGAGGGCACCGCCAACCAGGATCTGGTTGCTATCGCGGGTCCGGCCATCGATGGCCTGCTGGTCACGCTGCCCTCCGATTTCACCAAACTGCCTGGCAACGAAGGCATCGTGAAGGCTTTCAAGGACGCCAAGCGCGATCCGGACGGCGCCTTCCAGATGCCTGCCTATGCAGCGGTCCAGGTGTTGGCGGACAGCATCAACGCCGTCGGTGAAGATCCCGCCAAGGTGGCTGACTATATGCACAAATCGGCCTTCGATACCTCCATTGGCAAAGTCGAATTCGACGCCAAGGGTGATTTGAAGGATTTTGAGTTCGCGGTCTTCAAGTGGGACAAGAACGGCAAGAAGACCCAGCTGTAA